The window ggaactaatgaagcaggaagtggaaccctgctgaacaagatctacactgagctctacatcactgagggacaaagtgaggaggtggacacacaacatgaggtgagacagcttgagagaacctccaagaagaacatccaggacactccaatcaagtgccaggacatcttcaaagtcttatctgagcaacagagacacatcagagtggttctgaccaacggtgtcgccggcgttggaaaaaccttctcagtgcagaagttcagtctggactgggcagaaggtttggagaaccaagacatcagtctggtgcttccgctctcatgcagggagctgaacttgatcagagatgagcagcacagtcttctctcactgcttcatgttttccatccaacattacagaagatcagagcagaagatctgactgtctggaaacttctgttcatctttgatggcctggatgaaagcagattttcactggatttcaacaaccatcagctcatctctgatgtcacacaagtatcgtcagttgaggtgctcctggtgaacctcatccaggggaacctgcttccctcagctctcatctggatcacctccagacctgcagcagcccatcagattcctccctcgtgtgttgacaggatcacagaagtacgaggcttcactgactcccagaaggaggagtacttcaggaggaggttcagtgatgaagatctgtccaagagaatcatctcacacatcaaggcctccaggagcctccacatcatgtgtctgatcccagttttctgctggatcactgctatagttctggaggacatgatgaccagagaccagagaggagagctgcccaaaaccctgactgacctctactcacacttcctgagggttcagataaagaggaagaagcagaagtatggaggaaagcagagaccagaggaactgactgaggctgataaagaactccttctgaagttgggtcggctggcgtttgaacatctggagaaaggaaacatcatgttctactcagaagacctggagcgatgtggactggacgtctccgaggtgtcggtgtactcaggagtttgtacagagatcttcaagaagagagtgtgatcttccagaaatcagtctactgctttgttcatctgagcattcaggagtttctggctgccgtctacatgttccaccacCGTTACaaaccaggaaagacacagcggttataatcAGTTCCTAAAGTATTCTAAACAAAAccgcttttcctggtttgctggtTGTTaaattacgatccagtcacatctcttgatgtcttcctcatgagagcactaatgaaatctcttgaaagtaaaaatggccacctggacttgtttgttcgcttccttcatggtctctctctggagtccaatcagaggatcttgggtggactgttggatcagaggaacagccacccagaaaccatccagaaggtcctcaacaacctgaatgaggtgaacagtgatgaatctcccccagacagaagcatcaacatcttccactgtctgatggagatgaaggatcagtcagtccatcaggagatccaagagttcctgaagtcaggggagatatcaaagaggagactgtcagtgatccactgttcagctctggcctacctgctgcagatgtcagaggaggctctggatgagctgaacctgcagcagtacaacacctcagatgagggacgacgtcgcctgattccagctgtgaggaactgcaggaaggtc is drawn from Takifugu flavidus isolate HTHZ2018 chromosome 2, ASM371156v2, whole genome shotgun sequence and contains these coding sequences:
- the LOC130521653 gene encoding NLR family CARD domain-containing protein 3-like isoform X2, whose protein sequence is MSECVMEEEERAKSVVSSCVSMKSDRSKDLPENFGIGPQGSPLNERGEHILSNWDQSAPPGESSCSQSGSRSGDAEMKPKQRSDLQEVIEGHKISLKRRCEHVTEGTNEAGSGTLLNKIYTELYITEGQSEEVDTQHEVRQLERTSKKNIQDTPIKCQDIFKVLSEQQRHIRVVLTNGVAGVGKTFSVQKFSLDWAEGLENQDISLVLPLSCRELNLIRDEQHSLLSLLHVFHPTLQKIRAEDLTVWKLLFIFDGLDESRFSLDFNNHQLISDVTQVSSVEVLLVNLIQGNLLPSALIWITSRPAAAHQIPPSCVDRITEVRGFTDSQKEEYFRRRFSDEDLSKRIISHIKASRSLHIMCLIPVFCWITAIVLEDMMTRDQRGELPKTLTDLYSHFLRVQIKRKKQKYGGKQRPEELTEADKELLLKLGRLAFEHLEKGNIMFYSEDLERCGLDVSEVSVYSGVCTEIFKKRV
- the LOC130521653 gene encoding NLR family CARD domain-containing protein 3-like isoform X3, with translation MKPKQRSDLQEVIEGHKISLKRRCEHVTEGTNEAGSGTLLNKIYTELYITEGQSEEVDTQHEVRQLERTSKKNIQDTPIKCQDIFKVLSEQQRHIRVVLTNGVAGVGKTFSVQKFSLDWAEGLENQDISLVLPLSCRELNLIRDEQHSLLSLLHVFHPTLQKIRAEDLTVWKLLFIFDGLDESRFSLDFNNHQLISDVTQVSSVEVLLVNLIQGNLLPSALIWITSRPAAAHQIPPSCVDRITEVRGFTDSQKEEYFRRRFSDEDLSKRIISHIKASRSLHIMCLIPVFCWITAIVLEDMMTRDQRGELPKTLTDLYSHFLRVQIKRKKQKYGGKQRPEELTEADKELLLKLGRLAFEHLEKGNIMFYSEDLERCGLDVSEVSVYSGVCTEIFKKRV
- the LOC130521653 gene encoding NLR family CARD domain-containing protein 3-like isoform X1, which translates into the protein MSRLFLLNRLDSHLKMSECVMEEEERAKSVVSSCVSMKSDRSKDLPENFGIGPQGSPLNERGEHILSNWDQSAPPGESSCSQSGSRSGDAEMKPKQRSDLQEVIEGHKISLKRRCEHVTEGTNEAGSGTLLNKIYTELYITEGQSEEVDTQHEVRQLERTSKKNIQDTPIKCQDIFKVLSEQQRHIRVVLTNGVAGVGKTFSVQKFSLDWAEGLENQDISLVLPLSCRELNLIRDEQHSLLSLLHVFHPTLQKIRAEDLTVWKLLFIFDGLDESRFSLDFNNHQLISDVTQVSSVEVLLVNLIQGNLLPSALIWITSRPAAAHQIPPSCVDRITEVRGFTDSQKEEYFRRRFSDEDLSKRIISHIKASRSLHIMCLIPVFCWITAIVLEDMMTRDQRGELPKTLTDLYSHFLRVQIKRKKQKYGGKQRPEELTEADKELLLKLGRLAFEHLEKGNIMFYSEDLERCGLDVSEVSVYSGVCTEIFKKRV